From Xiphophorus couchianus chromosome 7, X_couchianus-1.0, whole genome shotgun sequence:
GCATGCTAATACATGTATTCTCAGTATGAGATCTCATTACTGTTTGGCACATCCTGTTTCAAATGAACATACAAAACATGTTAGTGTTTTCTACATCATCAAAGTGTTCTACTTTGCTTGGTATTGCATATTTtcttggatttaaaaaatgcatatatgtacatttatttaatcagtaAATGTAAACGTAAACATGAAATCTATAATCACTAAAAGAGCTGCTCAAGTTAAACACTAGGCATAAAGGCATCATGCGGAGATTTCCACATTAtaactttgagtaaaaataccacAATATTTCACATAATCCCTAACACAGAAATGTGCAACATGAATAAATTGTTTCAATTTAAAACACCAAAGTGACAAATATTTGTACTTGCACAAAAATAttgatacattttaatatatataggGGATCATTTATATAAACAGATTTTGACACATACACTGAAGCAAAGAAACAGAATGACGACCTGCTAAATTTTGTAATAGTTCCGAAGTACTTAGTGagtataaaatgtgttttaagtttGCTGAATAATTTGCTGAGCTTTCTGCTCTGGTACCTTCTTGTAAGCATGGGAAATGTGAGGTAGCATTCTTTAAATTAGCTGATTAGCAACACACGACAGCAGATGAGGGAAAGTTATTTCTGTTGTACTTTTTGCTAGGTACAACTGCAGAAAACTCCAGGACTTTCTCTCCAGGTCACGTCTCATTAAAGTGACTTTAATATAGAAATTGCATGGTGTACAATTTGTAGTTTTGAAgctgttcatttttaaagcctTGCTGTACCTTATTAGCAGTGACTGGACAATGCCTTTTATGACCTAAACACACATTAGACTATATAGTCAATAAGTTATCACAGCAAGCATCATAAACATAAATGGCAGTGATTAGTGAAACATTTACAGTCAGATGTTTCAGAAACTCATATCAGTGAGATGGAGCTTAAAATTCATGTGATTTTGGAGGTAATTTGAAGAGTTGGGTGTGGCATATTTAAGCTGAACTAAGTGgaatttcattttcagttttcctgtGGAAAGAACTGTCAAATCTTAATTAGAACAGCAGCAATTCACACACAGAACAGAGACTTATTTCTTGTGTCTTCATGGTCATTGATGTCCTGGCGTTggaacactttttttgtttttagttatcTTGTTTAGTGTTAGCTATTGGTGTAAGCTTTTTTAGTTCATAGTGTTTTTCTAAACATTCTTGATCGGATTAGAAGGTATAACATGACCCCATAaaattttggtaattttctcTGGACTGTCAAATTATGAAATGTTATCATGCATTGAACGATTTAGCAGCAGTAAATTTGCACTGGTGTGACTGCCAGATTTTGCCTTTGTCTTTGCATAATACTTTCATCAAAACGTGTCCTGGCCTGCAAAATCTCTGAAGTCagtaaaatatctaaatgtttCTGGTCTGCTGAAGTACCAGTGTtatcttgcaaaaaaaacaacttttcaccTCATTTGTTGATCATGTGTGTGGCATGTCCAAAGGTTTTcctcaaatttattttaattcaattatgATTATTACAGCGTATATGTCATTCTTTCTCTGTGTGCAAAATGTTAGCaagtttttgtaaatattccCACCTGAATAGTATGTACAAGtatttgagaaacactgctttTAAAGTTCAGGTGGACTTTACAGAAactcattttctgctaaaagTATTTGTTGTTCCCTTCTAGTGTTTTAATGAACACACTAAAATCATTATATCATTGATGCTTTCTGTATTGTCAGTTTCATTATCCTTGTTTAGCCGTGacctttcaaatatttatttactactAACATGATTTTTGCTCAGTTTAAAAACCTGATAAAGAGTTGAGCATTCACCATATCGTTATCATGAAAACCATCTTATAAgacttttgatttattgtgataaattccaattaatgtttaaaaatgtccaaaactggCTGTATTGTCaagaattaattcatttttttttttttactatttttcctAATGTTTGTTCAACgaagcataaaaaaatgcagGTTTGATaagaaatacacatttttatatcacTGGTGTCCTAAGAAactcatttcaaaaataatattgttttcgAGCAGTACAGTACTTGTTTGTGGGACTTTGGCAGTAATGCCATGTAGTCAAATTTGACTGTAAAATCTAAAGagaagtgatattttttttttaccatagcTTTTTAGCTGTGattgtgattttattcattttgttacaCTTGTAGGAAGATTATTGTAATGtgtcagaaatatttgtatgaaaaaggcttttctgtgtattttactttttaaaattatttgaaatggttttgttgctaaatttaACCAGAAAATCAAAAGTTGCCATAAACAATGTTTCTAACAAAGAACTTGAGATAGACTGATAACTAAACAACACTTAGTCGGCTTTAACTTAGTGTCTATAAGTGACAAAAGCAGAATTACTATGTGTTTGATTTActataatttgtatttattataaaatacaaCTGATATAATTGCAGCACTATTTTGTCTTTCAACAACCAAACTATCTGTGgcgttgtttttacaaaagatacatcttgtttgggttttgtttatgttttaagcCATTTATTACCAGAACAACTTTCCAATCAAATGTAActtgttaaataattttaattcaagTTAGTGATTATTTTGCCAGGCATTTTCCACtaatattagaaaatgttgaaaccATAGCTGATGGTAAGTTTTCCAGAAATAacactgtgttttctttttacttgaaACTGTCAGAGCTTTAAGGACGTCAGTGAGTGGTACATCCGAGCCAGTGATGTCACGGGTTCccacccctcctcctcctggggAGATGTCAAGTGGACCTGTGGCAGAGAGCTGGTGTTACACACAGGTGCAggaataaattcatttattaaattatctCTTTTGGACATCATATTGATGAGAAATAATTTTGTCCTGTTTTGAAACACGTACATTTAGGTTTAAAATGGGAGCTTGTATTGTTGGCATGAAATTAGCTCATAATTTTTGATACCCCGAATGCTACATGGATATTTATCTTAAATTGTCCTTAAAATTGATCAgaaattgtataaaatgtatttcattataTTGTAGAAGGTAGAGGACAAACCAATATgctaaaatgaattttaaaaaggcatCTTATCCTACCTTCTGTAAAATGCCCAAGTGCTTCCAGTTCTGGTTCTATTCCATGTTTGTAATTGACTTGGGAAAtgactataatttttttttttttttttaattggaaagCCACTAGAGAATAcgtttttcaatttaatttaaacctattaaaattaaaaaaactgttttgagtCCATGTACATTGGGGTCGACTGATTAATGACACTTAACAGATTAATGCCCCTGATCAAATTATAATAGTTTTGAGCATGCAAGTACTATTTAATGGAGTCATATGAACATATTTCTTATAAtccttaaatgtaatttaagaaATTACTGGTAATCGTCAGTTGTTAAAGAGAGCACAAAAAGTTTTGTCAGTGCGAAGCGTCTGGAGGCAGACTGCTCTGTTTTGtatcaaaagcaacataaagcaacaaaaatagcAAAGGGGCAAAATGACCAGTACCCATTGATGTCtccttcaaatttaaaaataatattttatgattttttaaaaaaaagcaacttacCAGTGCTGACTTGCATTTCAACCCTTATTATTTAGGAATATAAAGGGttgctctaaaaatgttttatcattcgACATAAACTTCTTTATAATTGGGATCGAATTAGAGTTTGTGTTATTGACTTTAAACCTGTTTTGGATTGATTggacaatacatttttgtattgaAACTGGATCTGTcagtaaaataaagcaatagTTTGAACTGATTAACTTCCAATCCATAATATTTGATAAAATcaagtaatttttatttctgtgctttaaataataaaaaaatctaatttgcttgatttttattggttttcagGTCAAAGTAGTGAAGTTTTCCTACATGTGGACCATAAACAACTTTAGTTTTTGCAGAGAAGAAATGGGAGAGGTGTTGAAGAGTTCAACCTTCTCTTCTGGCCCtaatgacaaaatgaaatggTTAGTATGAAAGTATCTTACTCTAAATTTCAGTTTAAGCTTTCTGTTGCCATAAAAAGGTTATTGCAACATATCATATTCATGCATAATCTAATCTTCATTACTTTAATCTGTGCCAGGTGTCTGAGAGTTAATCCAAAGGGACTTGATGATGAAAGCAAAGATTATCTATCACTGTATTTACTTCTTGTTAGTTGTCCAAAAAGTGAAGTCAGAGCAAAGTTTAAGTTTTCTTTGTTGAATGCTAaaagagaggaaacaaaagcaaTGGGTGAGTTTTAgcaattacaaatattttcatacaaactttacatttattttgttatttatgaaGCTGCAGGTTTGAAGAATGTTGTAAAACTTGACATTGTGTTTCTATTTACAGAGAGCCAAAGAGCGTATAGGTTTGTCCAAGGCAAAGACTGGGGCTTCAAAAAATTTATAAGGAGAGATTTCCTCCTTGATGAAGCTAATGGTCTCTTACCTGATGACAAGCTCACACTTTTTTGTGAGGTAAATGTGATtcaaatagtatttttttgtttagtttttttttaaataaatggtatattaagttgttttctgttgtgacTTTAAATCAAAGCCGCATGTCAATAATTACTAAATGTGATTGAACtattttcttgttctgttttgtttatctttacaAATAATTAAGCGGATTTGctcttgttttttggggggggcgGGGGTTTTGGTTAAATTTCTTCATAGTGttgtgaagacaaaaaaaatgtgtgtgttgatTTTTACATCCAGTGCCTACCCTTTTTAAATGGAAAGAGTAGCAGAATTATGTCATGGCTGGTTTGCTTCTGAGAAATGCTGAATTATGGCTCACAGTTTAAATTTGCATTGAATGACATTTTACTTCTACAGAGCTAAATGTTTCTTGcatcttacatttaaattgatgcttgttttcaaaataattaaattcagaatGTCAAGAAGAGTGAGTATGTTGGAAAATGTTCTTTCGAGGGACAAGCTAAATGAGGTGTCAGTGCAGCTGCTTTAATACTGCCATGATAggtgaaaaaaaacaccactttCTATAAAGAGAGTAAGACTTTTGTCATAAATTATATGTACACTGCTTTGCAAAGGTATCCCTACATCTGAaaccttttcactttttgtcatgttacaaccacaaactggaATATCTTTTCAACTGATACACCACTACAAAGTGTGTggaataaaatctaaaaggtgCATCATGCTTTTTATTACTCAGCCTCTTTTACTCTGAGATAAAATCCTATTTGGCACAATACTTGTGCCAAATATATACAAATACTATATTGCTTTACAGTTAATTATGTGTTTAACCTAAAATTACACATATTCTGCCATATTGTcttcaaagttgttgtttttttttgtttttatttctaaaatttgTTAGTGATGTAATAAAGTGATGTCTGGACCACTGTAAGAGTAAAGGCAGCATAGCTGCAGCTACATGTGGATCCTAAATAAGCTAAGTACATAGTGGGAGAACATCCTTtgatcagatgagaccaaaatcaaactttttggcTTATATTCAAAATGCTGTGTATTTACCTTGAACACTGTTGCCACAGTTACACATCATGGTGACAGCACAACGCTGTTCTGGACCTGCTTCCTCcacaaaaacaaggaagaaTAACTTTTAAACGTGTCTAGTCCAACAcgcctgaatcaaatggctaaGCTGCCTTCTCAACATGTGGTTACATTTTTTAGAGTCCTATCAatgattgattatttaaatCTGATGTGTTTTAAGCAAAGGTACATCTAAGAAGTGCAGGGCACTGGCCCTAGAGAATTGCAGTTTAGTACTTGTGGTTTAgatgaaaacatattcatattGTTCTACAATAAACTGTATCAgcaaggttaaataaaaaagcttgtcatgttgtagatttttattggtaagaagttttgaaaaccatgtatcttATTTCTTCCACTTGACAATTATGCATAACTTTGTGTTGgattattacataaaatacaaagaaatactcgagtttgtggctgtaaatgtacaaaatgtgaataagtaAAAGGGACACAAGTACTTTTGTATAGAGTTGTAAGAAgttgattaattttttgttCTAAGATTATCTGTTTCTTAATCTATTGTTgaatttggtcttttttttctttgtcgtttcaaagaagtaataaaaatataactaaatatcCAAATGCttcatgttgctgctttttCTGTTATGTATGTACAGGTAAGTGTCGTCCAGGACTCTGTCAACATTTCGGGTCAGTCTAACATGAACATGCTGAAAGTACCAGAATGTCAGCTGTCTGATGACCTTGGGAACCTGTGGGAGTGTTCACGCTTCACAGACTGCAGCCTCTATGTGGGAGGCCAAGAGTTCAAAGCCCACAAATCCATCCTTGCAGGTAGGACATTTTCATCCCCCATCAGAACTGGCACGCAACATTCAGGAGCGCAGCGTCACAAGaggcacttaaaaaaaaagacatcaatgCTTCTTGTGGATGACCTCTCCTGGAGAGCCATAAGCACCTGAGAGGCTAAGGAGGCTCTGTGCGCTGGACTTGATTTGTTATGGCCCAGTTCTGCAGTGGTTGCTAATCCACAACTTCACTCCTGCTTGGCTCTGCTTGACCCAGATGACTGGAGGATCCAGGAGATTGAGAGGCTGGCTCTATGCGATGCGCTTATCTCGATTAGACATGGTGGCTGCTGAAGTGTTCAAGGAAAAAATGCTTACAACGTGACTATCATGGAAATTAcgctgcagttttgtttttttggcggTCTGAATgttaaatgtagattttctcTGCTCATTGGACACGGGCCTTAATCCAGAGTGACTAACAAGTGAGCAACAGCATTTGAGTTTTAGTACAGGAGGAAACTCTGGCTTGAGGTATTACCTACCGAATTTGTTCAAAGGAGAGAAGatgagtgaaaatgtttaaagatgtgTGAAATAGGCATGTGATACTGTTGGAGTAAAAAGAGAAACCTCTAAGTGTACTGAAGCATTGACTAATCCTTTTTGCatgcaagtttatttattcatttctgtatTTACTTTAACAGCGAGGTCTCCAGTCTTTAATGCAATGTTTGAACATGAAATGGAAGAAAGTAAAAAGGTAAGAGCACCAACTTACTTCTGTCCTGTGTCCTCAATACACAAACTGCTTCCTGATTGCTAACATGCTGCGGCCATGGTAGCAATCAGGAAAATCCCACCAAATGGGATAAGTATTTGCTCTACAGTGCctcttttcacactttttttagaattgtttgtgttttgtctaGTTATACCCtcaaacttcagtttgttttgactgaagtgcccccaaaacattttatgtgattctCCAAAAGAAACAGTGcattatttgtggaaaacaaGAAGCCCTAAAAACAGTGAAAGCGAGGCATGAACAGGTTGCTAGCCCTATTTATTctgttgcatttaaataaaaccctGCCTTCAGAAGGCATATTGATGATTATTTACTgtaagaaaaactattttaaagtatttcaccATATTCTCAATTGTATTTAGCTCttaactttgactgggccactagttttttttttcagaatgttGTGCTCATGCTGTTTAAGTTTTGCTCTTCATGTGAGCCAAAAACATCTAGGTTTGGCCTTATCTGATCAGAAACCTTCCTTTAtgcattttctgtctttccaatgtgatttttaaaaagaatattttttgaaaaaatgttatttcttttctcTACTACTTAACAAATGTGTATCAACTTTGTTGTtcagattgtgaaaaaaaaatcaagggtGTAAAAAGTTTTGCAAATCACTGTAATCCATGACatcataattttattgtgtagtaaaggaacattttgtttaatctgCAGAATCGAGTTGACATCAGTGATGTGGATCCAGATGTCTTTAGGGAAATGATGGGCTTCATTTATACAGGGAAGGCGCCAAACTTGGAAAAA
This genomic window contains:
- the spopla gene encoding speckle-type POZ protein-like A, which codes for MSRVPTPPPPGEMSSGPVAESWCYTQVKVVKFSYMWTINNFSFCREEMGEVLKSSTFSSGPNDKMKWCLRVNPKGLDDESKDYLSLYLLLVSCPKSEVRAKFKFSLLNAKREETKAMESQRAYRFVQGKDWGFKKFIRRDFLLDEANGLLPDDKLTLFCEVSVVQDSVNISGQSNMNMLKVPECQLSDDLGNLWECSRFTDCSLYVGGQEFKAHKSILAARSPVFNAMFEHEMEESKKNRVDISDVDPDVFREMMGFIYTGKAPNLEKMADNLLAAADKYALERLKVMCEEALCNSLSVENVADTLILADLHSAEQLKAQAIDFINRCSVLRQLGCKDGKNWNSNHATDIMETAGWKSMIQSHPHLVAEAFRALASAQCPPFGLPRKRLKQS